Genomic window (Tripterygium wilfordii isolate XIE 37 chromosome 11, ASM1340144v1, whole genome shotgun sequence):
GTCACATGTGCTGGGCAGATCAAAGTGAGGCCCAAGTCCAGTGCTTGCAAGAGCTGGCAGTCCGTAatggaagaaattgagagaattcACAACAGGAGGAAACACAAGAAGAGATCAAATTGGGTTGAGTCACTCGGATTCAAGAAGGAGATAATGCAATTCTTGACGTGCTTGAGAAGTATTCGATTCGATCTTCGCTGTTTCGGTAATTTTCCTCGAGCAGATATCAcgagtgatgatgatgaagatgattgccaagaagaagaagttgacgATGATTTTCATGAAAGCAATGTAAATGTCGAGGGAAGTGATGGGAGTAGTGAGAATTCAAGAACAGTCTTCTCTAAATGGTACATGGTGCTACAGGAAAATCAGGGAAATGGGTTTTGCAAGGAAGAGATAAAACAGAAGAAATCTTTTGAGGAATCTGCAGAGTCTATCAGTGCAAGCTCTGTCCCTCCTCCAAATGCTCTGTTGCTTATGAGGTGTAGGTCTGCTCCTGCGAAGAGTTGGCTAGAAGAGAAAGAACAAGAAGTAGACGAGGAAACTgaagaagataaagaaaatgaagaagaagaagaagaagaagaagaaatgaaagaaggGAAGAAAAGCAGGAATTTAAGGTCATTaatggaagaagagaagataaacAACAAAGAGAACTTGGTGGTGATGAGGTACAACACTGATTTCTACAAACTTTCATCTGATATTGCAAAGGAAACATGGGTCGTTAGTGGAATGAGAGACCTATTGTCAAGAAGTCGAAGTTCGAAGAGATGATGATTTGTTTTCATTAcgtccttttttctttcttctgtttGTCAGATTTTCCCCCATGAAATGTTGAGTTCTTGTGAGGGAACCAGATCGGATCGGATCCCAATAAACATTGAACActagcttatatatatatttttatactttTTCTGATATGATTTGAGGTACTTGTATAACATGTGTACAGTCTTTGTTTAGAAAAGATTTTGCTCCTCTTCCGATGTGCATTTGACAGTGTACCATTCTCTGCGTATAAATGTATGTTGATTTACATAAAAACAGGCCCACAATAGTGAGATCAGTGATATCAGATAAGGTTGCACGAAACCTGCATAACTCGACACGGCTAACCTGACCTCTACCCGCGTAGTTAAGGGTTGGATAATGGTTAATTAAAGGGTAATTCGATCTTATGTGGGTCGAATGAGTTATTTGCCTAAACTCGACCCGCATTAATCCGACCCGATCTCATTTCAATAATACAAAAtcgttttaattatttttttcttttatcaatttttatgaaaaattaaagataaaaattgtTAGATTTTTGTGACTAGtgtggttaattttttttaaaaaaagtacatGCAGTGTATAAAGTGATAAGTGTTTTGGATTCGTTTTTTTAAGAGGGTATTTTTATCATTTGTCATGTTATCACTTATCCTACATGCTCCGTATAAAATTAAAACGAGTTgaaggtgttttaatattatatagtcTGCATCGTATAAGAGTAtcattttgtataaagttatattatCCTAAATTTTCTAAAAACCACCGAACATTGAgttcattaaaggataattttatataaaGTTATATTATCTTGAGTTtattaaaagataattttataatatacgGAGTCTTATCCTCTGTTCCAAACGGACCCTTATAAGTAGTAATGTCTATTAGTCTATTTCTTCTTCACTATTTGAGACTATGAGGCTTGAGTACCCAATGACCCAACCCACTAAGATACTAACCCTTTTGACTTTGAGTACCTAAACCCAACCCACTAACCCATGAGAGTTATTACACACACTACCAACCCGATCCAACCCCAAATCCGATCCAACTCGTATGCCCAAAACCTGATCCAACCCGACCTAAGATGAGGTTAGTTGAGGGGTGAGGGAATTCCCATCCGAACCTATGTGGGTCAGATGAGGTCTCTCTCCAAACCCGACTCATGTTCATCCCTAATATTAGATATGTCAATTATGTTTTCGTTTTGTTGtggtttttgtgtcatttaCCGTCGCCATTGCCTTGATCTCATCAAGGTTTgcatagaaagggaaaaaaaaaaaaaacttattaagAATTGAGTACAACAAATCTCAGTATACATATGTAATGAATATTTTgtcacataattttttaaatatatatagatatatatatatttggatttcaaagcatttttttcatctttatctaatataACTCATTAAATAGTAAAAGAGGAGAATGTTTGGTGGCCTAATATGCAATAATGAATAATGATTATGTCGTCTTTTCATTACTGTAGCAACTGTGGAAAAATGTGACCCAAACACGTGTTTGCAAGGATTGAAGGGTAATACGGACGAGAGACTATCCCGCACACCACCTTCAATGTCTTGGCAGCGGTGCTAGACATCAAAGTAATTGAAATTTCAACGATCCAAATTGTTGAGCTGAATGAACATCATTTAAAGTGTATGTCGAGTTTATTATTGGAATCACAATTGTCgggatatttatatttttttatgttttctcgTTTTAATTTCATTATGGGGTATTGGGGTAGGAAATAATAGCCTTATGGTC
Coding sequences:
- the LOC120009347 gene encoding uncharacterized protein LOC120009347; protein product: MKGREGKGAAPPADLLVCFPSRAHLSLMTPKRICSPARPSDPNKRYHHHHHHNHQLRKSGTRGSGAGQASPLLWAKNKQIGSEISEPTSPKVTCAGQIKVRPKSSACKSWQSVMEEIERIHNRRKHKKRSNWVESLGFKKEIMQFLTCLRSIRFDLRCFGNFPRADITSDDDEDDCQEEEVDDDFHESNVNVEGSDGSSENSRTVFSKWYMVLQENQGNGFCKEEIKQKKSFEESAESISASSVPPPNALLLMRCRSAPAKSWLEEKEQEVDEETEEDKENEEEEEEEEEMKEGKKSRNLRSLMEEEKINNKENLVVMRYNTDFYKLSSDIAKETWVVSGMRDLLSRSRSSKR